CCCCACACACATCTCAACCCCTTCCAGACctggaaaagcagcaaacatgGCTAAACCTCCTGTACCTATAGACACTGACATGAGCACCCTGGAGATCTGCAGGTCCATCGGGAGTCCAAGGACGGACTCGTAGGCCTTGCACTGAATTCCCACCTCCTCCGTGTAGAGGCAGGTGTGCCACAACCCAGAGTACCAGTTCTCCACCTCGTTCAGGTCAGAGTTCATTGTCTTCCACAGGGGAAGGAAGGTGGTGACCAGAGAAGTAACCAAACCCCCGAACGTCACAAAGAGTGCAGTCCTTTGCATTATTTTAGTTGTTAGAAAAACCATCTTCTGCCTCTGT
This genomic window from Seriola aureovittata isolate HTS-2021-v1 ecotype China chromosome 5, ASM2101889v1, whole genome shotgun sequence contains:
- the cldn26 gene encoding putative claudin-24; this encodes MVFLTTKIMQRTALFVTFGGLVTSLVTTFLPLWKTMNSDLNEVENWYSGLWHTCLYTEEVGIQCKAYESVLGLPMDLQISRVLMSVSIGTGGLAMFAAFPGLEGVEMCVGQPGLKRGLLILSGMLSWVSGLTTLVPVSIVAYTTVVEFWDEGFPDVMPRWEYGEAMFSGWFGGLALVIGGTLFFVAVCMRDYEQRPPSVPNSPQVKQRTQHYLKTEVL